Within Pseudomonadota bacterium, the genomic segment CGGCGTGCTCGTGCAACGCACCTCGAGTTCTTCGGGAGCGCCCATCGTTCGAGGACTCACCGGCCACCGTGTTCTGCTCATGCTCGACGGCATGCGTCTGAATGATGCCCTCATGAGAGTAGGCGGCAACGCGCTTCTCAATCTGGTCGACCCTGAGTCGATCGAACGAATCGAGGTAGTGCGAGGCCCCGCATCCGTTGCGTACGGCTCCGACGCGCTCGGCGGCCTTGTGCGTGTCGTCACCAAGCGTACGCCAGCGGAAGGCCGTGGCCCGTCCGGTGTCAGGGGCTCGGCCTTCGCGAGGGGTTCGAGCGCCGAGCACGCAGGACGGGTTCGAGGCTCGCTGAGTGGATGGATGGGACCCTTTGGCGCTCGCGTCTCAGCAGGAGTGGGTCGGGCCGGCCTGGTACGTAGGGGCGGCTCCATGGGTCTTCAGCCATTCACGGGCTACCGCGAACGGACACTGTCCGCACGACTCGACTTCGTTCCACAACGAACTCGGCGAGTGAGCTTGAGCTACCAATCAAACGGCCTGTTTGACAGCCCTCGTGCGGATGTGTCCACGGCGCAAGATCAGCAGCTGGTGAAGAGCCTAACACGCGACGCGTTTGCTGCGACCTATGTCTCACGTCTGCCTGGCAGCCGGGTACGCCTGCATGTTCACGCGGGAATCAGCTTGCGCGCCGAGTGGCGGCAGCGCCTGCGGACCGACCGGATCGAGAATCAGCGCGACCGCGTCCTGAGCTGGCAGCCGAGCATTGCTCTACGTGGTAGCCCTTGGAAGCTTGCAAGCCTCGAAGTGGGAATGAACGCGGTCATCGACCAAATCGGAAGCTCCGGACTGGTCTCGGCCAGCGGAAGCACTAAGCGCGTTCGCGGCCGCTACGTCGATGGCAGCAATAGCGGCGCGTACGGCGCGTATATGCTCCTTTCTCAGAGCCTGGGGAGCGACGCCCTCTTGCTTGCCGGCTTCCGTGGCACCTATCTGCACGTTTCTGCTCCAGCGGATCGACTCCTGGAAATCGAGCCCGCCGCTGTTGACCCCTTTGATCGCCGCATGCGCGGGGTGACGGGGTCACTAGGTGTGCGCCACGAGCTCGGCGAAAATTTGGCATGGGTTGGGAATCTGCTGGTGGGGTTTCGCGCGCCCAATCTCGAGGATTTTCAAGCTCTTGGCAGCGGTGCTCG encodes:
- a CDS encoding TonB-dependent receptor, whose translation is GVLVQRTSSSSGAPIVRGLTGHRVLLMLDGMRLNDALMRVGGNALLNLVDPESIERIEVVRGPASVAYGSDALGGLVRVVTKRTPAEGRGPSGVRGSAFARGSSAEHAGRVRGSLSGWMGPFGARVSAGVGRAGLVRRGGSMGLQPFTGYRERTLSARLDFVPQRTRRVSLSYQSNGLFDSPRADVSTAQDQQLVKSLTRDAFAATYVSRLPGSRVRLHVHAGISLRAEWRQRLRTDRIENQRDRVLSWQPSIALRGSPWKLASLEVGMNAVIDQIGSSGLVSASGSTKRVRGRYVDGSNSGAYGAYMLLSQSLGSDALLLAGFRGTYLHVSAPADRLLEIEPAAVDPFDRRMRGVTGSLGVRHELGENLAWVGNLLVGFRAPNLEDFQALGSGARGFTVPSPQLDVERSWTAETGFKFKADDWSWDAYLYGSLLTGLIVRVPSSYLGRSRIEGLPVLARRNASRAVLIGAELSLQRHWTPQLTTALSVWETYGQTQRPELNGTTSSEPASKIPPPMLLASVRYGERTEGRWWISSAFAGALSQTRLSRSDRQDIRICAKGRCDGARGWIDVTLSGGLRLGNNLSFTVSVENLLDAGYKTFASAVYSPGRNVVAVLRANY